The segment GCTGGAGTGAGCCCGATCGATTCGAAAGACATGGCAAAAGTAGCGGAAGAATGCACGGTGAGTCCGCCTGGCGACGAGAGCGAAATAGCCGAATTGCGCGTTTCGTACATCTCCACGTCGTCCGTCATGGGCACGATGCCTCCGCCCACGACCATCAAGGGTGTCGTTCGTACGGTCATCGAAGGATTGACGGCGAATCCTGCCGTATTTCTGGACAAACTCGGCGAACGGCTGGCATTCGAACGCACGGGCGCACGCCTCTACGAAGCGCTGCTTGCCAAGTACGACGCGCAGGGATCTTACGATGGAGGTCCGTCGCGTGAGCTGCTCGCGGAATTCCACAATGACGAGGTACGCCATTTCCACGTCATGAAGAGCGCTCTCGAGAGTTTGGGCGCAGATCCGACGGCGGTGACGCCATCGGCCAATATCGCGGGCGTGGAAGCGATGGGAATCATGCAGGTAATCACGGATCCGCGCGCGACGCTGGCGCAATCGCTGCACGCGATTCTCGTGGCGGAACTGGCGGACACGGAGGGTTGGGAGTTATTGATCGAGCTTGCCACGATGCTCGGTCACGACGCCATGGCGGACGATTTCCGCGATGCGATTCGCGCCGAAGAACGGCACTTGGCCTACGTTCGGCAATGGGTGGTGAATCATGCGATGAAGGATGCTGAGGGAATGGAGCAGAAGGCAGCGTAGCAAGCGTGGTAATGAGCGCTGCAAATGGTCCTTTTGGGGGGGTATGGGGGGCGTCCGCGCCTCGCCGCGGACCCCCCCATCGTAAACTAGCCTCGATTAGCGCGCGTCCCACGCGCGCTAATCGAGCGTGCAAGCCGTGTCCCGGCTCCGAAACACATCAACCGCCAGGGCTGAACATGATCGGGTAAACGACCGTCACGATGCCGCCTTCGGGTTGCGGGAACGACAAACCATAGAAGGCTCGCACGACGCACGAAACGACGCCGCCGTCCGGCATGTCCGATCCACCATTACCCACGTTCGACACGGCTCCGTCACGACCGATGACGAAACGCACCGAAACGCGACCCTGCAAGTTCGGATTGTTTCGCAATCCGTTTTCGTAGCACAATCGGAACCGACCGAAGTTTTGCCGAACGATACGCTGAATGACCTCGGGGGGCAAACGACCGCTCACGCTCGTTGCGCCCATGCGCACCTGCGGGGGCTTGGTCCTGTGCGACCCGGACAAACGTCCATGTCCCGAGCCAAACCCTTGGCCAGTGCCCGTGCCTGCGCCATGACCAATCGTACCGATCGAACCGAGGCCGATGCCTTCACCGCGACCGCCGCCACCTTCGCCAATACCGGACAAACCAAGGCCACCAGCGCCAAACGAATCACCGATGTTGTCGCCCCACATGTTGCCGCGAGCGCTCAATGGATCGTTGCCGAGCGAATCGTCGCGGCCCCACGGAGCGGTCGGAGCATTCGGATCACCACCGGCGCCCGCATTGAGCAGACCGATCATGCCGAATTCAGCGGCGTCACGAAGAGCAGCTTGGCGAGCAATGTGCGGGTCGGTATTGTCCTTGGGACCCTGCACGCCAAACTTATTTCCGCTCGCCTTGGTATTGGGATTCCCCATGGAACCCTCTTCACCCTTGGCGCGTGTGCCCGTGCCGCCTTCTTTGTTGTCCGCGTTGTTTTCCGCAGTCTCCTCCGGCGGCTTCTCCTCTTGCTCCTTTTCGGCTGCCGCATTGAGGTATTGCTGAATCATGAATTTCTGGTCGTCCGAAATGCCATCTTCACCCGTGGCTCCGAGCGGCGGCATGAAAAACGCCATTGCCGCCAAAAGTCCAAGGTGCACGGCCGCCGACAAACCATGGTACATGAACCCTTGCGCGTCGACGTTGAAGCGACCCGCGACCGCACGACCAGCATTGACCGTCGACACCTGAAAAATCAAACCATCGATGTCGATCTTCGCCTTGGAACCTGCGGGCAATGCAATTTGCATCGCGCCCGAAAGCTCGGCGCAAGGTTGCGTTTTCCCACTATCGATCGCTTGCTGCACGGTCATCTTCGGCTGCCCAGCAAGCTCGATCGAACCTTTTGCTCGAGGCAAAAGGACGACGGAAATCGAACCACCACGATCCGCGAGCACCACGGGAACCCGCGCTGCGCCAATTTTTCTTGCGGCACGTAATAGTCGCATTGCGACGTCTTGCTCTTCTCTTCGCCCACGTAATACGAACGCGGCGGAGTCAAGTGCGCGACGTGCAGGATCGTTTGATCCCAAAGAATCATCACTTCCACCGACGCCGTCGACGTCTCGACCTCTTCATTCGGGACGTCCGGGCCGCTCTTGACGAGCTGGTACGTGTACGAACCTTCCGGTGCGTCGTGCGGAACCTCGTCGTGCGCAGGCGCCTTCGGCTGAGCAAACGGGTTGTTCCCGCCAAACGGATCGGCACCGAACGCAGGCGTAGCGCTCGCCGCGCCAAACGGATTGGCTCCGGCAAACGGATTGGCCGGCGCGCCGAACGGATTGCCCGCAGCGGGAGCGGCAAACGGATTTCCCGCAGCAGGAGCGGCACCTGCAGCCACGGCAACCGGCTCGGCCTTTTCCAGCACCAGCTTCGTCCCGCCAATCTGAACCTGGTCATTCACGTGAATCTTGACCTTGTTCACCCGCGCGCCATTGACCAGCGTCCCAGGCTCGTTGCCCAAATCAATCAGCGTAATGTCCTCGAGCGAAGCAACTTCGATGACCGCATGCATACGCGACGCAAGCTCGTCGTCGACGCGCAAATGGCTCTTCGGATCTTTTCCAACCTTGACGATATCCTGGGTTACGGTTTCTCGACGCACCAATGCGTCATTCTGATAAAGCGCAAACGTCAATGCGACTTTTTGCTTGCCTTGCATGGTCCGCCAGCCTTTCTCGTGCCGTCCCGCGTCAACGCGGGGAAATGCCCCGCGAACATGTCGAAGGGCTCGTTGTCCAAAATTTTTCGAATCGATCGGCGAAAGCGTATTCGCCCTCGCCAAAACCTCGACCGAAGTGCCCATCTTCGCGGCATTTCGGAGAGGTCGTTTCCATGCGAGCCCAAGACAGCAACAAGGACCCAAGGTTCCCAGCTTTTGAGTGATCCAACGTCGGCGTTGATTTTGGTGGGGTGTCGCACCGCTCGCGATCAGGACAGATCCCGCTCGAGCGCAATGTGGGGCACGAAAAGCGCGGGGAGCTTGACGGCCGCCCCCGACGGTCGTCAAGAAGGAGCTTCAATTCGGCACGGGCGGCTCTGAAAAGCAGCCGATCGTCGTATCGATGCGGAAGTTCGATTCGCTCGTGTGCCGCTCGGCGAAGAAGAAGTCGAGCGAATACTTGTTGCCGGGCACGATCCCTAGTTCTGCAGCGCGGGCGTCGAGGTCCACGGAGCTGCTCTGAGCGCCGTGCACGCCACCGAGGTTGATGGCGAGCCTGCCATTGATGTACGTAAACAGATCGTCGTCTCCCGTGAACGTGAACACCTCACCGCCTTTGTACTCGAATTGCGTACGCATCTCGAGCGTGAAGTGATAATTGTGAATGTTCCCCTCGTTGCCAAAGCCTTGGTCATCAATCGGGAAAAACGCATTGCTGGCGAACGTGTATGTCCCATTGCCGGCATCCATCAGCGGAATTTCGATCGGTATCGCGATGTTGACGCCTGGAACGTCGTTGTACCATTGATCGAAGTTTTCTTTGCCGGTCGTCGTCGGCGTCGTCGGATTGCCGGCATAAACGGGTTTCGCATCCGGACCGAGCATCGATTGCACGATGCCCAAATCATTGCCGACCACGTACTCGAAATCAGGATGGCTCACGGCAAAGTCGCGCACGATTGCCTTGAGAATCGTATTGCAATTCGGGCCGCCTCCGCCCCCGCCCGCTCCGCCTACGCCCGCGGGGAAAATGACGCCCCCATCGCCACCTTGTCCCATGCCACCGACTTCCCCGCCTCCTTGATTGGCGCCGCCTTGTCCCGCACCACCTTGGCCGCTGCCGCTCGAGCTCGATGCGCTCGAACCTACCGTGGTGCTGGCGTCGGGCGAACATGCCAATGGCAAAGCCGTGATCAGCGCCGCAAAGCCTAAAAGACAAACGGGTCCGCGCATTACGTTCGATGATTTCATACAAGCGATGATGCGCGCCTCGAGCGTGCCGTGTCAAGCGACAAGAGCGTACGCGAGCACCGAACCTCAGCCGCGTGCATTCGTGCAGCTAGACATTGACTTTTGCCGACAGGCGTGGAGGATGAGCATGCGAGTCGCTCTCGCACCCATCGAGCTCGCAAACCGCCATGACCCAACTCCAATCCACCTTCATTACCCGCTTCATCTCGATCACGTTGATTGCATTGTCGCAGCTCGGAGCGCCGAGCTTGGCGCGCGCGGATCTTCCGCGTCCTCCGGGCTGGGAGCCGTCATGTTCGATTGAAAAAGAACAGAAAAGCGGCGCGCTCTGCAAACAATGCCGGGGCTACCAGAATCCGGACCCCTGTCAAGAAGCTCTGCAAAAAGACGGGTACACTCGGCGCTGCGAGGAAGGCGGCGCGGGTAGCTACGTCGCCGTTTGGTGCAAAGGACCTGCTCCATCGAATTCGAGCGCTGCGCCGCCTTCGTCCGCAGCACCTTCGGCGACATCACCCGAGCCGACCCCCTCCTCGACCGCCGCATCTGCGATTCCCGCCGTATCTGCAACACCTACGCCGCCTCCAGTGGGCCCAACACCCGACAATCGTCGCGGGAGCGGCATGTGCAGCATTCACGCAATCGATCACGCGCCCGATGCAAACATGCTTGCACTCTTGGCCGCTGGCATTGGCATAATACTCGTGCGCCGTCGTTCATACCGCAATCACGGATGACGTCGGCTCGATGCACAGCTTGCCCGTCTGATTTCAGCCGCTTGCGTTCGATCCGCAATTTGCCACGATGACGAAAGCACCATGGACAAACGAGCTCTCCTCGATGCACTCCGCTCACGTCTCGAAGAAGAACGAGCTGCGATGGCGCGGATTGCGCTCGAAGCGGCTGCCGCGGTGACGCACGAAGACAACAAGCCCGAAAACGACAAGGACATGCGTTCGACGGAGGCGTCCTACCTCGCTCGAGGGCAAGCCGAACGAGCTCGGGAGCTCGAACGATCCCTTGCGTTGCTCAGCTCCATTCCGGTTCGAACGTTTTCCTCGGGCGACAAGATCGCTGCCACGGCGCTCGTGGAGTTATCACAAGGCACATCGAAGCTCGTTTGCTTCATTTTGCCCGTTGCCGGCGGGCAACGCATTCGCGCGGGTGAAACGGACGTGCAGGTGGTCACTCCGACGAGCCCCCTGGGAAAAGCATTGATGGGTTTATCGGAAGGGGACGACGCGGAAGTGAGCACGCCGCAGGGAACCAAAGTGTATGAGATAACAAACGTACGCTAGGATCGCAGTCGACGAGCCCAGTTTTTCGTAAGCCAACCCTAAAACGAGGCATCGGGCGAGGGCATGCGTTTAGCCTCGACCCTACCCGCAAGGCATTGCGCGAGGGGATGCGTTTAGCCTCGACCCTTGCCGACAGGCATCGCGCGAGGGGGTGTGCATAGCCCCGAGGCTAGAACGAGGCCTCGGGCGAGGGCATCAAGATAGCCTCGACCTTGCCGACAGGCATCGCGCGAGGGGATGCGTTTAGCCTCGACCCTTGCCGACAGGCTTGGCGCGAGGGCATGCGTTTAGCCTCGACCCTTGCCGACAGGCTTGGCGGCTAATTCCCGATATGCCTGACGTCCAAGTTCGTCACAACAGGTGGCGCGCGTCGTCCAATTGCGGTATGGCACGTTCGAGTCACACGAGAGGAGTCTTCGCCGATGCGTAACCATGTTTTGTTTTTCGGAGCCACTGCCCTTGCCGGCGCGTCCGCGTGCGCGTCG is part of the Polyangiaceae bacterium genome and harbors:
- a CDS encoding ferritin-like domain-containing protein, with the protein product MKEPTDMGMNRTGAGVSPIDSKDMAKVAEECTVSPPGDESEIAELRVSYISTSSVMGTMPPPTTIKGVVRTVIEGLTANPAVFLDKLGERLAFERTGARLYEALLAKYDAQGSYDGGPSRELLAEFHNDEVRHFHVMKSALESLGADPTAVTPSANIAGVEAMGIMQVITDPRATLAQSLHAILVAELADTEGWELLIELATMLGHDAMADDFRDAIRAEERHLAYVRQWVVNHAMKDAEGMEQKAA
- a CDS encoding fibro-slime domain-containing protein — its product is MRGPVCLLGFAALITALPLACSPDASTTVGSSASSSSGSGQGGAGQGGANQGGGEVGGMGQGGDGGVIFPAGVGGAGGGGGGPNCNTILKAIVRDFAVSHPDFEYVVGNDLGIVQSMLGPDAKPVYAGNPTTPTTTGKENFDQWYNDVPGVNIAIPIEIPLMDAGNGTYTFASNAFFPIDDQGFGNEGNIHNYHFTLEMRTQFEYKGGEVFTFTGDDDLFTYINGRLAINLGGVHGAQSSSVDLDARAAELGIVPGNKYSLDFFFAERHTSESNFRIDTTIGCFSEPPVPN
- a CDS encoding GreA/GreB family elongation factor, with translation MDKRALLDALRSRLEEERAAMARIALEAAAAVTHEDNKPENDKDMRSTEASYLARGQAERARELERSLALLSSIPVRTFSSGDKIAATALVELSQGTSKLVCFILPVAGGQRIRAGETDVQVVTPTSPLGKALMGLSEGDDAEVSTPQGTKVYEITNVR